The sequence below is a genomic window from Streptomyces sp. B21-105.
TGTCGCGGGCCGGTTTCGCCGCCAGCGCGCTGCACCTGCCCCGGGCGGTGCGCGAACAGCGGGCGCACCGCGACCGGGCCGGCGAGATCGCCGAACTCACCGGCCTCGCCGCCCACTTCGACACCCACGTCGCGCTGCTGTCCTACGGCGACCGCAAACGCGTGGAGTTCGCCCGTGCCCTGTGCCTGGAGCCGCGCGTGCTGCTCCTCGACGAGCCGGTCGCCGGCATGAACGGCGCCGAACGCGCCCGCACGGCCGAGGCGATCGCCGCCGTCCGCGCGCGACTCGGCCTGTCCGTACTGCTCGTGGAGCACGACATGGGCCTGGTGATGCGTCTCGCCGACGAGGTCACGGTCCTCGACTTCGGCCGGACCCTCGCCCACGGCTCACCCGACGAGGTGCGCGCCCACCCCGAGGTGCTGCGCGCCTACCTCGGCGTCCCCGGAGAGGACCCCGCATGACCGCCTTCCTCGACAGCGTCCTCGCAGGTCTCGCCCTCGGCGCGGTCTACGCCCTGGTCGCGCTCGGCTTCGTCGTCATCTTCAAGGCGTCGGGCGTGCTCAACTTCGCCCACGGGTCCCTGCTGCTGTTCGGCGGCTACCTGACCGCCGTCCTCCACGACGACCTGGGATTCGCCGGCGCGCTCGCGGTGTCCGTCCTGGCGACCGCGGCGCTCGCCGGCGCACTGGACCGGCTGCTGCTGCAACGCGGCGACCCCGACCCCGGGGCGGCCCATGTGCAGACCATCGTCACCATCGGCGTCGACATCGTGCTGCTGACCGACCTGTCCCGGCGCATCGGCGGCGACCTGCTCACCCTCGGCGACCCCTGGGGCGACTCGGTGACCCGGCTCGGCTCCGTGACCGTCGCCGACAGCCGGATCGCCGCGATCGTCGTGTCCGCGCTGGCCATCGGCGGCGTCTTCGCCCTGTTCCGCTTCACACCCTGGGGCCTCGCCCTGCGGGCCGCCGCCGAGGACACGGAAGCCGCGGCCCTGATGGGGGTGCGGCTGAGCCGGGTGCGGATGCTCGCCTGGTGCCTGGCCGGCGCCCTCGCCGCCCTGGCGGCCGTGTTCCTCGCCGCCTTCCCCGCCCCCGGACTGGAGCGGACAACCGGCCAGATCGCCCTCAACGCCTTCCCGGCGGCGATCCTCGGCGGACTGGCCTCGCCGCCCGGCGCCCTCGCGGGCAGCCTCCTCATCGGCCTGACCGAGGCCCTCGCCGCGGGCTACCAGTCCGAACTGCACGTGCTGGGCGAAGGGTTCGGCGACGTCGCCCCGTACGCGGTGATGGTCGCCGTCCTGCTGGTGCGTCCCACCGGGCTGTTCGGCGCGAAGGGAGCGGCTCGTGTCTGAGCGCACCCCCGAGCGGCCCGTGTCCGCGCGCGTCCTCGAGCGGTTCGTACCCGTGCGCGTCCCCAAGGGCGCGGGCGTGCTCCTGACGGCACTCCTGCTGTGCGCGCCGCCTTTCTACGTCGACGCCTTCTGGCTGCGCATCGGCCTGTTCTCGATGGCCGCCGCCATCGGCGCCGTCGGCCTCGGCCTGCTCACCGGCGCCGCAGGACAGCTCTCCCTGGGCCACGCCTTCTTCCTCGCCGTGGGCGCGTACGGCTACACCTGGCTGGCCGGCGAACCCGGCCCCGGGCTGCCGACCACGCTCGCCGCGCTCCTCGCGGTGCTGCTGGCGGGGGCGGCCGGCGGGCTCTTCAGTCCCGTCGCGGGCCGGGTGCGCGGCATCTACCTGGGCGTCGCCACGCTCGCCCTGGTCTTCCTGGGCCACCATGTGCTGCTCACCGCCGACTCCGTCACCGGCGGCTTCAACGGCCGATCGGTGCCCCCGCTGACCTTCGGCGGGTTCTCCTTCGCCGGCGACGGCTCCTCGCTCGTCGTCCTCGGCGTGCCGTTCGGCGGCGAGGAACGCCTGTGGTACCTCGGGCTGGTGCTGCTGGCCGGCACCTGGTGGACCGCGCGCGGCCTGCTGCGCGGACGCCCGGGACGTGCCCTGACGGCGCTGCGCGACAGCGAGACCGCGGCCGCGGTGATGGGCGTCGACGTCGCCCGCCACCGCTCGGCGGCCTTCGTCGTGTCGTCGATGTACGCGGGCCTGGCCGGGGTCCTGCTCGCGCTGGCCTTCCGCCGGGTGGTCCCCGACTACTTCGGGCTGGCCCTCTCGGTCGACTACCTGGCGATGATCGTCATAGGCGGACTGGGATCCGTCGCCGGAGCCGCCGCGGGCGCCGTGTTCGTCACCGCGCTGCCCCTGCTGATGACCCGTTACGCCGACCAGTTGCCGCTGGTGACCGCCCCCGGCGCCGGCGACGGCGGGATCGGCCCGACCGAGGCGGCCCGCTACCTGTACGGCGCGGCCATCGTCCTCGTCCTGCTGTACGCCCCCGACGGACTGCGTGGCCTCGTCCGCCGCGTCCACGCCCGTCTGCGACCCGCCGCCCCGTCCCCGGCGGCCGCGAACCGTCCACCCGCCTCCGCAGTCCGAGCCAAGGAGCCCACCCCGTGAACCGCACGCAGCGCAGACACCGCACTCCCGTCCCCGTCCTCGCCGCCGCGCTCGCGGCGCTGCTCGTCACGGCCACCGGCTGCAGCTCCAAGGCCGGGGGCGGCGGCGGTGGTTCCGAAGGCGCCGACGGCGTCAAGGCGGGCCCGGGAGTGACCGACAAGACGATCCGGCTGGGCGCTCTCACCGACCTGACCGGCCCCTACGCCACCCTCGGCAAGTCCATCGTGCAGGCCCAGCAGATGTGGGCCGACGAGACCAACGCGGCCGGCGGGGTCTGCGGCCGCAAGGTCGAGATCGTGGTCAAGGACCATGGCTACGACGTGCAGAAGGCGGTCACCGCGTACGCCGACCTCGCCCCGGACGTCGTCGCCCTGCCGCAGGTCGTCGGATCGCCGGTGGTCGCCGCCCTCCTCGACGACATCGAACGCGACCGCCTGCTGACCTTCCCGCAGGCGTGGGCGGCCTCCCTGCTCGGCAAGGACGCCGTCCAGGTCGTCGGCACCACCTACGACGTCGACATGATCGCCGCCGTCGACCTGCTCACCCGGACCAAGGGCCTGGCCAAGGGCGACTCCGTCGGCCATGTCTACTTCGAGGGCGACTACGGCGCCAACGCCCTGGAAGGGTCCACCTGGGCGGCCGGGCGGGCGGGGCTCACGATCGTGCCGCAGAAGATCAAGGCGACCGACACGGATCTGTCGGCGCAGGTGTCGGCGCTGCGCAAGGCGGGCGTGAAGGCCGTCCTGATCAGCGCGGGTCCGGCGCAGACGGCTTCGCTGGTCGGGGTCGCCGCCTCGCGCGGGCTGCGGGTGCCCGTCGTCAGCAGCGCGCCCGGCTTCGCGCCCCAGCTGATGAAGACCCCCGCCGCACCCGCCCTGCTCGCCATGCTGAACGTGGTGAGCGCGGTGCCAGCCGTGAGCTCCGACCTGCCCGGCGTCCGGCGGATGGCGGCCGCCTACGGCAAGAAGTACCCGGACTCCCCGGTGGACGCCGGCACGCTGTCCGGCTACAACGCCGCGCAACTGCTCGGCGCCGACCTCAAGAAGGCCTGCGCGGCCGGCAGCCTGGCCCGGGAGGACGTCGTGAAGGCGCACCGCTCGCAGAAGAACGCCGACACCGGCCTCGGCTCGCCGCAGGACTTCTCCGACGTCGCCAAGCCCGCCGCCCTGTCCACCTATGTGCTCAAGCCGGACGCCAAGGCGCTCGGCGGTGTGGTGGTCGTGGAGGACGCGCACCAGGCGCCGGGCGTCACCGAGTACCTGGCCGACCGTGCGCAGTGACCGTGCGTGGCCGGATCGTGCCCCTGGAGAGTGACAAGTCCGTGTGACATGCATGATTCGCCGGAGTCCGGGCACACGCAGCGCACAACAGAGAGAGGGGCGCTCGTGATCGTTCCGGACCCGAAAATCGCCAGGACGTTGCTGACCCGCTACGCGACGCTGAAGATCGCTCAGGCGGAGAGGGAGACGCCGCAGGCGGCTCGTGAACTCCAGGACGTGACGTACACCTTGTGCGTGCTCATGGGCACCGCCGACGTCCGCGAGGCGGTCGCCGCGGCGGACGCCCTGCTGGAGTCCGCTCCGGTGACGCGCACGCATGCCGAGGGCTCGGACGGCCTGTCGCTGGCCGTCTGAGGCGGCGGGCGGACGGACCCGGCGCGGCGGAGCTCTCCGAGTTCCCGCCGCGTCGGGGCGTTCATTGGGCCGTGGAACCGCACCGGTCGGCGCGCCGGGCATCGCGCTCGGTCGGCGGCCCGGCCAGCCACTCGGCGATGGTGCGGGCGATCGGCTGACCGGTGTCCACCTCCACGAAGCCGAACTGTCCCGACTGGTTGCACTCCAGGAACCACCAGGTGCCGTCGGCGTCCTCCGCGAAGTCGAAGGCCCCGTAGGCGAGTTCCGCCTCCCGTAGATACGTCCGCACCGCCTCGGCCAGGCGCGGCGGCACGTCGACGGGGCACCAGGGCGTCGCGGAGGGCGAGTAGCGCACGTCCACCACGTCGGGGTCGCCGCCGGGGACGGTCTCCTTGCGGGCGGCGAGGATGCGCTCGCCGACCGCGGTCAGCCGGATGTCGGCCCGCTTGGCCACCCGGCGCTGCAGCAGCGTCGGACCGTAGGCGACGGCGGCGAAGTCGGCGTCCGGCGGGACCCGGGTGGTGGGCACCGCCCGGGGCGGATCCTGCGGATGCGCCCCGGACACCGGCTTGACCACCAGGTCCGGATAGCGGTCCGCGAACGCACGGGCCGCCTGCGGGAACGTCGTGACGATCGTGGCCGGCACCGGCAGGCCGCTGCGCTGTGCGAGCCGTAGCTGCCAGGGCTTGTGCCGGGCCCGTACGGACGCGTCCGGATGGTTCATCCAGCGCGCCCCGGTCGCTCGGAGCATGCCGTACAGCGCCTGCGAGGCCTCCTCCGTCAGCCACGCGGACGGCTGGGGCGCCCGGGCAGCCGGGGAGCCGGGCCGGCGGACCCACACCGATCGCAGCCCCTCGAGGCTCACCAGCCGCCCGGCGGAGGACAGATGGCCACGAAAGGCTCCGTGCACGTACTCGCCGGAGAGTGCGACGGTATGGGTCAGATCGGCCGGATCGAGCCGGACGACGGGGACGCCCGCGGCGTTCAGGTGCACGACCACCATGTCCGCCGTGACGTCCTCTTCACAGGTCAGGATGAGCACGGTCATTTTCGTCGGCCTGTGTTCAGTCGTCGAAGTGGGTCTTGGAGCCCGCTGTCGAGGTGGTGGTCGCCAGTTCTCTCAGGAGGGCGTGGTCGCGAGCGGCGATCCGGCCGTCGAAAAGTACGTTCAACTGCATTCCGGGGTCGTAGGCATACGGAGTGGCAAACTCCAACTCAGCCGCGGGGCGTGCGTAGTTGAGCGTGAACGGTTGCATCGTCTCTCCCTCGTCGGTACTGCCTCGATCAAGCGGTGCCGCTGTGCGACGTCACTCGGGCCCGCTGCGTGGTGCTGGATTGGTGCGCCTTCAGTCACTTATACGAATCGAACGGGTGGTTGGTTTCCTTACTCTCCGTGATCGTCGGGGAGTTGGGCGCCGAGCAGGGCGTGGAGCAGGGGAGATCGGGTCGAGCGTTGGTGAAAACGTTCTTCGGAGCGGTCAGTCGGGGAGCCGCTCGGACAGGTGCCCGGTGGTGCGGTCGGGGGCGCGACGCAGCGAACGGAGGGCCAGCACCAGGATGCCGATGTCGTCGAGGTAGACCGGATCCGGCAGCAGATCGGCCGGAAACACGAAGTACAGGACCGCCCCCCAGAACACCCAGCGCGGGCCGGTGGGCAGTCCGGCCCGTCTGAGACCCCGGCGGGTTCTGACCAGCCGGGTCAGCACCGCGGCGGCCGCGGCGAACAGCGCGACGGCCGCCACCGCCACGACGACGACGAGCGTGGTTGGCGCATCCACGGGCCCTCCCCTGTGGTCCGTCGCGCTACGTCCGGCCGTGCTCCGCGCTTGCGGTCCGGACCCCGAGTCGCGGTCCCTGTCTGTCGATTTCCCCGCTTCGGGTGCTCGAATGCCCGTTTCCGGCAGGAATACCGCATCGGACGCCGGCGCAGGGGTGCCGCGATCGAGTCACGCGACCGGCCGGACGGCCTCACAAGGGGGAGGGCCACGCGCGCGGGACGAGGCGAGGGTGCGGGACGAGGCGCGCGCGGGGGACGAGGCGCGCGGGGGACGTCGCGCGCACGCCGTGCGATGCGCGCGCGGGGCGATCGCTGTCGGCGTCCCCCGCGCGCCGGGTGATGTGGTGCGCGCGGGACGCCGGCCCGTGCCTACGGGTGCGGCGTCGCCCCGGGCTCTTCGCCGTCGGCCTCGGGCGCGCGGCCCTGCTCCGGCCCCTCGGCAGAGGTGCTCGCCGGCACCGGCCGCAGGCTCTTGGTGGACTCCTTGAACCGCTCCAGGGTGCGGCCCAGCTGCTGGAACGGCGAGCTGCTCCGCTTGGCAGGCGCCTGCCGCGGCACTCCTGCCTCGGCTGCGGCCTCCCGGTACGCGGCCAGCGCCTCGTGGGCGTGCTCGGCGGCCTCCCGGTACAGATCCCGGGACTCGGTCATCGCCTCCAGCGCGTCCTTGTACATCACCACCAGCGCACGCTCGCGGGCGAGTTCCTCCTCCAGGGTCAGCAGCTGCCACTCCTCGCGCAGCACGGTGAGCGCGGTGTCGCCGCCCTCCGGCAGCGGGCGGGGCAGGGCGGCGAAGCGCTGGACGGCGTCCAGCAGTTCGGTGGGGTGCGTGCCGTCCAGGAACACGTTGCGCACCGAGAAGGCGACGGGGTCGTAGTCGGCCGGAGCGGGCACGCCGGGCAGTACCAGCGCCCCGCCGCGCGACACCTCCGCCCCGGACTCCTTCAGGGCCCAGTTCACCGTGCGCAGCTGGTGCGGGGCAGCCCGGTGTTCGACGACCCGGTGATGCAGCCCGGGCGGGAGCAGCGGGACCAGCGAGCGGCTGCCCTGCTCGTCGGGTGTCATCGCCTCGTGGACGACGAAGTGCACGGCCCAGGTGTCGCGCAGGGCGGCCCGGAGTGTGCGCCTCAGCTCCTTCTCGTCCGCGGGCAGCGGGTTGACGTCGAGGAAACGTTCACCGTTGACGGTCTCGTGGCCCCACGGGGCGTTCTCGTCCCAGGGCCAGAAGACGCCGGCGGGCGACGGCCAGCGCTGGTCCCAGGGTCGCTCCGCCTCCGCCGTCAGCGTCCACTCCTGGCCCCGGCCCGACCACTCGGCGAGGGTGAGCCGGGCCCGGACCGTCACGTCCTCCTCGGGCTGCCACCTGGCCTCGAAGGCGGTCTCTCCGTCGGGCGTGTCGGCTTCGGGAAGCTCGGCGAAATCCTGCACGGCGCCGGCGTCCTCGAGCGTCTGGAGGTTCTTGCGCAGGACGTCCGGCGCGGTCGGTCCGGTGTGGCGGCCACGGGCCTGCCACACCGTGGAGGGCGTCATGGGCGAATCGGTCGCGGCGATGTGCATGGGTCCGTTCATGAGGGGTGGGCGGCCGGGCGGCGGCGCGGCGACGACAGGGCGACGACGTGCGAAGGCCAGTATCGCCCGCCGCGGGGGTGGGTGGTCCGACAGGTGGCGGCGAGGGCGCCCGAAGACGCCCCGTCCAGGAGCCCCTTCCCCGGCGCGACGCCCGCCACGCGTCCGGATCCGCCCGGTCGGCCGTCTCCACCGGGTCCCCCGCGCCCGCGCCGCGTTCACCGGGGCTGCCGAGTCCTCCGCGTCCGCCGGATCCGTCGCATTCGCCGCAGACGCGCGCAGTGTGTGCGCCGCCCGCCCGGGGTGTGCGCCGTGCACCACGGCGGACGCCCCGCACCCAGGGGTTCGCCAGGGTTCGGGTCGGGAGAATGGGACCCGGCGGACGGGGCTCGCCCACCATCCGCGTCGGGGCGGACCCCGTCCGCGTCGGGGCGGACCCCGTCCGCGTCGGGGCGGACCCCGTCCGCGCCGCCCGCCGCGCGACGGCCCGCCCGCCCGTCTCCGCCGGTGTCCGGCGCGCGAGCCGGGCGGCTTCTCCTTTTGCCGGGCGCCCGTCGCGTGCGGACCGGCGGACGGGCCCGGCCCTCGCCGTCGGGCGAACGGGCGGGCATGCCAAAGGAATGTGCCAAAGCCGTCGCCTTCGGCTGCCGCGTTCCGTAACCTCTGGGGCACCCGAACCATCCCGCGCCGCACTTGCACCGCACCAGTCGCCAACGCGCCGAAGGGACACCGGTCATGGCCGTCGAGGTCGAGGTCGCGAACGAACTGCTCCGGCTGCGCGCCCGCATGCCGCAGCTGACGGGGGCGTTGGCGGCCGGCGCCGACGGTCTCGTCCTGGCCCAGGACATGCCGGACGTCCAACCGGAGGGGCTGGCCGCGCTCACCGCGGCGGCGCTCGGCGTCGGCCGCCGCATGGTCGACCTGGCGGCCCGCGGCGACTTCCGCGAACTCCTGGTGCGCGGCGCCGACGGCTACCTCGCGACCTACGCGGCCGGGCCGACCGCCGTACTGACCCTGCTCGCCGACGACCGGGTCGACGTCGGTCGACTGCACATGGAGGGACGGCGCTGCGGCGCACGCATCGCCGAACTCGTGGCCGCCCGGTCCGCGGACGAGCGGCCTCTCGGCACCGGGAGCGGCCGGTTTCCTCCACCGCAGGTCCGCGGACCGATCCAGGGCACGCTGCCGGTCCGCATCCCGCCGCAGTCCCGCCGTCGGCCCTGAATCCAGCGCGCCCCCTTCAGGGCGCCGGTCACCCCGCGCCGCCACCCGCTCCCGGGCGCCCGCGCCGCCCCCCGACGGGGCGCCGCCGCACACCACCGCGTTCCGGGCCGGCGCCGGAGGCGGGTGCGCTGAAGCCGCCGGGGACGAGCCGAGCCGGTCCGGCGGCGGGCATCGCGGGCCCCGACGGAGCCGGCCCGCCGTGCGCCTCCCGTCCCGCACCGGAACCCGGAACTCCCGCCGGGCCGCCGCCCGTACGGGGGTTCGCCTCCGGCTCCGCGTCCCGGGCCGCCGCCGGGTCCGGCACGCGGGGCCGCGGCGGAGCCCCCCGGCTCAGCACGCGCGTGTGGGGCATCAACGACGCGCACGCGGAGCACACTTCGCTGAGCGTCCACACCTGACCCACCGACGGGTCGTGCCGCAGGACGAGGACGACCGTGCCCGCGCAGGAGACCCGGACGTCCTCGTGCGGCGCGCACCGCTGACGGCGGCACCAGCAGGCGGCGTCGTGATGCACCGCCGCGGCCCGGGCGTGCGCGGCGGCGTGGGCCTCGGCGAAACGGCGCAGCGCCGCGAGGTCCCGGGAGCGCGGCGGCATCGCGCACGCGGAGGAGCAGGTGACCGACGCGGTGCGGTCCCGGTGCCCGACCACGCGGATCGTCCAGCAGCGGCCCGGACGGCGGGCCGACGGGGCGTCAGGGTGCATGAGAGCCAAAGCACACGTCCTTCGTGGGGAGGGCGAGAGGAGAGGGAGAGGGAGCGGACCGGGAGCGGTTTCGGCACGCCCCGGCGGAAGTGACCTCGCTCACAGCATGCCCGTGGGCGGCCGGACCATTCGCGCTGTGCCCCCTCCGGCCGACGGACCGCGTGTCGGACGCTGCCTCTAAGCTCCCCCCATGAGCACAGGGGGAACCCACGGACGCGTCGTCGACGGACGCTTCGAACTGGTCGAGCGACTCGGCGGCGGAGGCATGGGTCTGGTGTGGCGGGCCCACGACCTGGTCCTGCACCGCGCGGTGGCGGTGAAGGAGGTGCGGCACGCGGACCCCGACCTCGCCGAGCACGACCCGGCGGCCGCCCGCGTACTGCGCGAGCGCGTCCTGCGCGAGGCCCGTGCGCTGGCGCGCGTCCACCATCCCAACGTCGTCACCATCCATCACATCGTCGACGGCGGCGAGCACACCTATCCGTGGATCGTGATGGAGCTCGTCGAGGGCGGCTCCCTGCAGGACCGGCTGGAACGGGGCGTGATGCCCCCGGTCGAGGCCGCCCGGCTGGGCCGCGAGGTACTGGCCGCGCTGCGCGCCGCGCACGCCGTCGGCATCGAGCACCGTGACGTGAAGCCCGCCAACGTCCTGCTGCGCCCCGACGGACGGCCCGTGCTCACCGACTTCGGCATCGCCGCCGTCCGGGAGTCCGTCTCGCTCACCGCCACCGGCTCGGTCATCGGTTCGCCCGACTTCATGGCGCCGGAACGGGTCAGCGGGAAGGAGGGCGGCCCCGCCTCCGACCTCTGGTCGCTGGCGATGCTGCTGTACGTCGCCGTCGAGGGGCACCATCCGCTGCGCAGGGGCAGCACGCTCGCCACCCTGGCCGCCGTGCTGAGCGAGGACGTGCCCCCGCCGCGCGGCGGGGGACCGCTGACAGCCGTTCTCACGGCGCTCCTCGTGCGCGACCCGCAGGCCCGCCCCGACGCGGCACGGGTCGACCTGATGCTCGCCGCCGTGACCGCCGCCGCGCCGGGGCCGGCCGGGGCCTCCCCGTCCGCTCCCGTCCCGCCGCAGGTCCCCGCTCCGCAGTCCGCGACGACCTCCTACTCGCTCGCCCCGCCCGCGGCCCCGCCGGCCGCCGGCACGGTCGTCCCGCCTGCCGACGCCCGGCCCCCCGCCGGCCGCGGTCGTGGCGCGGCCGTCGCCGTCGCCGTGCTGGCCACCGCTCTGGCCGGCGTCCTGGCGTGGACGCTGCTCCCGTACCTCCAGGACGGCGGGGACGACGGCGGAAGCGGCGCCGCCTCACCGCTCCCCGGCGTGTCCGCGTCGCAGAGCACCCGGCAGGCGGCCTCCGACGCCTCCGGGGCTGCCTCCGACGACGCCTCGGGCGCGGCTGCCGGTGACGCGTCCGGCGGGCAGAAGGTCGACCTGCTCAGCGGGAACGGCGTCAAGAACGTGGTCGCCAAGCTGTCGGCGGCCACGGGCGGGGCGAAGGTGACGAAACTCGCGGTGTACGAGGAGTACGCCATCGCCGAAGTCTCCGTGAAGGGCCGCCCGAAGCTCTACGACCGGTACATGTACCGCGGCGGCGACGTGGCGGTGAAGGACGGCCCGGGCGGCACCGTGATGAACGGCGCGGTCCCGGTCGACCTGGACGTCTACGACTGGGACGCGGTGCCCGCGCTGCTGGCCCGGGCCGCGAAGACCCTCGGCGTCCCCCAGCCCACCAGCCGCTACCTGTTGGTCGACCCGGGGTCCACCGTCTTCGACACCGGACCGTCGATGAGCGTCTACCTGTCCGACGACTACGGCAGCGCCTACCTCCGGGCCGACGTCAAGGGCCGGGTGATCGCGACCTACCCGCGCGACGACGGCTGACGGCTGACGGCTGACGTGTGCCGTGTGGCGTTTCGTCGTGCTGAATATATCGGGAGCCGATATATTCAGTTCCATGGCATCGAGGAGCATGACCCAGCCCGCCTTCTTCGTGCTGACGGCCCTCGCCGACCAGCCGCGGCACGGCTACGGCATCCTGCGGGAGATAGAGGAACTCTCGGACGGCGAGGTGCAGTTGCGGGTGGGCACGCTCTACGGCGTGCTCGACCGGCTCACCGCCGACGGACTCATCGCCCTGGACCGCGAGGAGGTCCAGCAGGGCAGGCTCAGGCGCTACTACCGCGTCACCGACGAGGGCGTCCGGGCCCTCGCGGCGGAAGCCGACCGTATGGCGGCCGGCGCCGACGCGGCCAGACGCCGCATCACCGAGGGCCGCCGCGCCCCCGGAACCGTCATCCCGCCGGCCCCCGGGCCCGGACTCGCCGGAGGTCTGGCATGACCGGTACGACGACCCTTCTCGAAGCGCGCTACCGCGCCGTGCTGCGACTGCTGCCCGCGTAATACCGCGAGGAACGGGAGGAGGAGATGGTCGAGGTCTTCCTCGGGGAGACCGACCGCGACCTCCAGGACCAGAGCCGGCCCACCCTCGGTGAGGCGGCCAGCGTCGCCGCGCTCGCCCTGCGCACCCGCCTGGGCACCGCCGCCGCGCCGCGCCGCTACGCACTGCTCGGCTCGTCGGTCCGGCTCTTCGCGCTCTTCGCCGTACTGCTGCAGGCGGCCGCCGCGGTCGCCGACCGGGCGCTGGAGCTGACCTGGACGTCCACGCACGGCGCCTTCGCCCGGGACATGTTCCTGTCGGGGCTCACCGGGCCGGGGCCGGTCGTCGCCACGGCGGCCGTCGCCGGATGGGTGCTGCCGCTGCTGTGGACGGCCGGCTACTTCGCCCTGCTGCGCGACCGCCGCAGGACCGCGCGGATCGGCGTGCTGCTCGCCGCCCTGCCCAGCCTGTGGCCGTTCCTCGCGCCCTTCGTGACCGACTTCCCCCCGCCGGAGCCGGCCTACGCCACCGCCGTCGCGGCCTTCGCCTGGCTGCCGGCGCTGGCCCTGTGCGCCGCCTGCCACCGCGACGCGCCCCCGGCGGCGCTGCCCGTCGGCACTCCCGGCAAGGTCTGTCTCGGCTGCTGCGTCGTGATGGGCGCCTCCGTCGTCGTCATGCCCGCAGCGGCCGACTCCGTGTGGGCGCCGACCACCTGCTTCGTCCTCGGCGCAGTCGGCTGGCTGGCGCGACGCGGCCGCCGGGGCCGCACCGCGGGCGGGGAGGGGGCGCTCGCCCTGGCCGTGCTCGGGCTGCTCGTCCTCACGCTGCGCCTGGCCGCCGCGTACACCTGGATCGACGTGTCCGT
It includes:
- a CDS encoding ABC transporter ATP-binding protein, which codes for MNIRTARITAGDRPAAPPPALHVEDVTVRFAGLTALGAVSLTVAPGSVHALIGPNGAGKSTCFNVLSGLCRPESGRVRLGDTELTGLAPHRIAALGVARTFQNIVTTEGTVADNLMLGRHALSRAGFAASALHLPRAVREQRAHRDRAGEIAELTGLAAHFDTHVALLSYGDRKRVEFARALCLEPRVLLLDEPVAGMNGAERARTAEAIAAVRARLGLSVLLVEHDMGLVMRLADEVTVLDFGRTLAHGSPDEVRAHPEVLRAYLGVPGEDPA
- a CDS encoding branched-chain amino acid ABC transporter permease: MTAFLDSVLAGLALGAVYALVALGFVVIFKASGVLNFAHGSLLLFGGYLTAVLHDDLGFAGALAVSVLATAALAGALDRLLLQRGDPDPGAAHVQTIVTIGVDIVLLTDLSRRIGGDLLTLGDPWGDSVTRLGSVTVADSRIAAIVVSALAIGGVFALFRFTPWGLALRAAAEDTEAAALMGVRLSRVRMLAWCLAGALAALAAVFLAAFPAPGLERTTGQIALNAFPAAILGGLASPPGALAGSLLIGLTEALAAGYQSELHVLGEGFGDVAPYAVMVAVLLVRPTGLFGAKGAARV
- a CDS encoding branched-chain amino acid ABC transporter permease, with translation MRVPKGAGVLLTALLLCAPPFYVDAFWLRIGLFSMAAAIGAVGLGLLTGAAGQLSLGHAFFLAVGAYGYTWLAGEPGPGLPTTLAALLAVLLAGAAGGLFSPVAGRVRGIYLGVATLALVFLGHHVLLTADSVTGGFNGRSVPPLTFGGFSFAGDGSSLVVLGVPFGGEERLWYLGLVLLAGTWWTARGLLRGRPGRALTALRDSETAAAVMGVDVARHRSAAFVVSSMYAGLAGVLLALAFRRVVPDYFGLALSVDYLAMIVIGGLGSVAGAAAGAVFVTALPLLMTRYADQLPLVTAPGAGDGGIGPTEAARYLYGAAIVLVLLYAPDGLRGLVRRVHARLRPAAPSPAAANRPPASAVRAKEPTP
- a CDS encoding ABC transporter substrate-binding protein codes for the protein MNRTQRRHRTPVPVLAAALAALLVTATGCSSKAGGGGGGSEGADGVKAGPGVTDKTIRLGALTDLTGPYATLGKSIVQAQQMWADETNAAGGVCGRKVEIVVKDHGYDVQKAVTAYADLAPDVVALPQVVGSPVVAALLDDIERDRLLTFPQAWAASLLGKDAVQVVGTTYDVDMIAAVDLLTRTKGLAKGDSVGHVYFEGDYGANALEGSTWAAGRAGLTIVPQKIKATDTDLSAQVSALRKAGVKAVLISAGPAQTASLVGVAASRGLRVPVVSSAPGFAPQLMKTPAAPALLAMLNVVSAVPAVSSDLPGVRRMAAAYGKKYPDSPVDAGTLSGYNAAQLLGADLKKACAAGSLAREDVVKAHRSQKNADTGLGSPQDFSDVAKPAALSTYVLKPDAKALGGVVVVEDAHQAPGVTEYLADRAQ
- a CDS encoding DUF5133 domain-containing protein, whose translation is MIVPDPKIARTLLTRYATLKIAQAERETPQAARELQDVTYTLCVLMGTADVREAVAAADALLESAPVTRTHAEGSDGLSLAV
- the tgmB gene encoding ATP-grasp ribosomal peptide maturase produces the protein MTVLILTCEEDVTADMVVVHLNAAGVPVVRLDPADLTHTVALSGEYVHGAFRGHLSSAGRLVSLEGLRSVWVRRPGSPAARAPQPSAWLTEEASQALYGMLRATGARWMNHPDASVRARHKPWQLRLAQRSGLPVPATIVTTFPQAARAFADRYPDLVVKPVSGAHPQDPPRAVPTTRVPPDADFAAVAYGPTLLQRRVAKRADIRLTAVGERILAARKETVPGGDPDVVDVRYSPSATPWCPVDVPPRLAEAVRTYLREAELAYGAFDFAEDADGTWWFLECNQSGQFGFVEVDTGQPIARTIAEWLAGPPTERDARRADRCGSTAQ
- the tgmA gene encoding putative ATP-grasp-modified RiPP; the protein is MQPFTLNYARPAAELEFATPYAYDPGMQLNVLFDGRIAARDHALLRELATTTSTAGSKTHFDD
- a CDS encoding YkvA family protein, producing the protein MDAPTTLVVVVAVAAVALFAAAAAVLTRLVRTRRGLRRAGLPTGPRWVFWGAVLYFVFPADLLPDPVYLDDIGILVLALRSLRRAPDRTTGHLSERLPD
- a CDS encoding roadblock/LC7 domain-containing protein, with product MAVEVEVANELLRLRARMPQLTGALAAGADGLVLAQDMPDVQPEGLAALTAAALGVGRRMVDLAARGDFRELLVRGADGYLATYAAGPTAVLTLLADDRVDVGRLHMEGRRCGARIAELVAARSADERPLGTGSGRFPPPQVRGPIQGTLPVRIPPQSRRRP
- a CDS encoding serine/threonine-protein kinase, producing the protein MSTGGTHGRVVDGRFELVERLGGGGMGLVWRAHDLVLHRAVAVKEVRHADPDLAEHDPAAARVLRERVLREARALARVHHPNVVTIHHIVDGGEHTYPWIVMELVEGGSLQDRLERGVMPPVEAARLGREVLAALRAAHAVGIEHRDVKPANVLLRPDGRPVLTDFGIAAVRESVSLTATGSVIGSPDFMAPERVSGKEGGPASDLWSLAMLLYVAVEGHHPLRRGSTLATLAAVLSEDVPPPRGGGPLTAVLTALLVRDPQARPDAARVDLMLAAVTAAAPGPAGASPSAPVPPQVPAPQSATTSYSLAPPAAPPAAGTVVPPADARPPAGRGRGAAVAVAVLATALAGVLAWTLLPYLQDGGDDGGSGAASPLPGVSASQSTRQAASDASGAASDDASGAAAGDASGGQKVDLLSGNGVKNVVAKLSAATGGAKVTKLAVYEEYAIAEVSVKGRPKLYDRYMYRGGDVAVKDGPGGTVMNGAVPVDLDVYDWDAVPALLARAAKTLGVPQPTSRYLLVDPGSTVFDTGPSMSVYLSDDYGSAYLRADVKGRVIATYPRDDG